ATTTTAAATGTAGAAAAATTAACACACGGATTCGGTGAAAGAGCCATCTTCAATGATGTGAGCTTCCGTCTATTAAAAGGGGAGCACATCGGACTCGTTGGAGCAAACGGTGAAGGGAAATCCACCTTCATGAATATCGTGACAGGTCAATTACAACCCGACGAAGGGAAAATCGAATGGTCGAAAAATGTAAAGGTCGGATACTTGGACCAACATACGGTGCTTGAACCAGGAATGACGGTTCGCAGTGTCCTTCAAAAAGCCTTCGACGATTTATTTGTAGCAGAAGCACGTATCAATGAATTGTATATGGCAATGGGAGAAGCCGGCGAAGACGAGATGAACGCGATGCTCGAAGAAGTGGGCGAGTTGCAAGAGCGACTAGATAGCCATGACTTCTATATTCTGGATGCTAAAATCGATGAAGTGGCGCGTGCATTAGGCGTTGCAGCATTTGGGATGGATAGCGACGTGAGTGAACTCAGTGGTGGTCAACGTACGAAAGTATTACTGGCAAAACTATTATTAGAAAAACCAGATATTTTATTACTTGACGAGCCAACAAACTACCTAGACGCAGAACATATTGAATGGTTAAAACGTTACTTACAAGAATACGAAAATGCATTTATTCTGATTTCGCATGATATTCCATTCTTAAACAGTGTAGTGAACTTGATTTACCATATGGACAATCAAGAGCTGAACCGTTATGTGGGGGACTATGATCAGTTCCAAGAAGTGTATGCGATGAAGAAAGCGCAACTAGAGGCGGCGTATAACCGTCAACAAAAAGAGATTGCGGACTTGAAGGACTTCGTAAACCGGAACAAGGCGCGCGTAGCAACACGTAATATGGCGATGTCTCGTCAGAAGAAGCTGGATAAGATGGAAGTCATCGAATTAGCCAGTGAGAAGCCAAAACCAAAATTCGACTTCAAGACTTCTAGAGCCCCTGGGCGTTACATCTTCCAAGCCGAAGACTTAGTGATTGGATACGACCGTCCGTTAACAGGGCATGTGAATCTTGAAATGGAACGCGGCCAAAAGATTGCCATCGTCGGTGCAAATGGGATTGGGAAAACGACACTACTCAAGAGTTTATTAGGAATTATTAAGCCATTGAATGGAAAAGTAACACGTGGAGATTACATTGATCTTGGGTATTTCGAACAAGAAACGCCAAAAGGAAACCGTAAGACTGCTTTAGAAGAAATCTGGGATACTTTCCCATCGATGACACAACCAGAAGTACGTGCGGCGCTCGCTCGTTGTGGCTTAACTAGTAAACATATCGAGAGTCAAGTGCAAGTGTTAAGTGGGGGAGAACAAGCAAAAGTGCGCTTCTGTAAGTTAATGAATGAAGAGTCAAACGTGCTCGTACTCGACGAACCGACAAACCACTTGGACGTTGATGCAAAAGAGGAATTAAAACGTGCCTTACAAGAGTATAAGGGAAGCATTTTAATGGTTTGCCATGAGCCAGAATTTTATGAAGGTTTGGCAACGGATATTTGGGATTTTTCTTCGTTATAAGAATCCTACAGACAGAAACTAGTTTCAAAATGATTAGAGGTAAGAGAAAATTCTTCTTACCTCTTTTTTGCGAGATAATATCAATAGACTTCACTCTAATAAAATTGTATATTATTCTATATTATTATGTTTATTTATAGAAGGGGAGGTAAATATGAAACAAAAACAAAAATGGCTCATGTTATTTGTTACTGTAATGTCACTCTTTTCATTAATTTTTTTAGCAAAGGAACAATCCGTTGCCTCAGAAGTAAAAGAACTTGAAAAAGTAGTGACAGGAGTTGCTTTATTAGATCAATTAGACAATACATTGGAACCTGACAAAGATGGAGTGTAT
This Granulicatella adiacens ATCC 49175 DNA region includes the following protein-coding sequences:
- a CDS encoding ABC-F family ATP-binding cassette domain-containing protein, which translates into the protein MSILNVEKLTHGFGERAIFNDVSFRLLKGEHIGLVGANGEGKSTFMNIVTGQLQPDEGKIEWSKNVKVGYLDQHTVLEPGMTVRSVLQKAFDDLFVAEARINELYMAMGEAGEDEMNAMLEEVGELQERLDSHDFYILDAKIDEVARALGVAAFGMDSDVSELSGGQRTKVLLAKLLLEKPDILLLDEPTNYLDAEHIEWLKRYLQEYENAFILISHDIPFLNSVVNLIYHMDNQELNRYVGDYDQFQEVYAMKKAQLEAAYNRQQKEIADLKDFVNRNKARVATRNMAMSRQKKLDKMEVIELASEKPKPKFDFKTSRAPGRYIFQAEDLVIGYDRPLTGHVNLEMERGQKIAIVGANGIGKTTLLKSLLGIIKPLNGKVTRGDYIDLGYFEQETPKGNRKTALEEIWDTFPSMTQPEVRAALARCGLTSKHIESQVQVLSGGEQAKVRFCKLMNEESNVLVLDEPTNHLDVDAKEELKRALQEYKGSILMVCHEPEFYEGLATDIWDFSSL